The following proteins are co-located in the Solenopsis invicta isolate M01_SB chromosome 7, UNIL_Sinv_3.0, whole genome shotgun sequence genome:
- the LOC105199937 gene encoding kynurenine/alpha-aminoadipate aminotransferase, mitochondrial, whose amino-acid sequence MDYSYFISEVAKRRRPATTRELTKIAYSAPKDTISLAEGMPNEQMFPFIEISTTLSDGSSFALDKDELAAALQYIPTQGYPPLLQALREFQRRAHAPPLWESRDIVIVSGSQDGLSKVLEAIIGIGDPLLVPDPFYPGVEVVVAPHKAELIAIPQDDDGPIPEILREILRNRLLSGQKMPKIMYINATGTNPTGIIIPLERRKEIYRIACEYNFLILDDDPYHFMHFDKEEPKSFLSLDTEGRVIRLDSFSKVISSGLRVGFMTAAAPLVACVELHLQSSHLHAPTLSQVMIYMLLKTWGYDGLMSHFTRLRRFYKKRRDFISKLAREHLNGLVEFSVPRGGFFLWIKVPEIKNTWKMIMQRGIIEGVIMTPGAAFMVDPTKPCNAIRASFTKASYEEMELAMKRLAQLIRAELDLENYIENVDT is encoded by the exons ATggattattcttattttatttcggAAGTCGCTAAACGTAGACGACCTGCCACAACGCGGGAATTaa CTAAAATAGCGTACTCCGCGCCAAAAGACACTATTTCCTTAGCAGAAGGAATGCCGAATGAACAAATGTTCCCATTCATAGAAATCTCGACGACGCTCAGCGATGGTTCCTCTTTCGCTCTCGATAAGGACGAGTTAGCTGCTGCTCTCCAGTATATACCCACGCAAGGCTACCCTCCTCTTTTGCAG GCCCTGAGGGAATTCCAGAGAAGGGCACACGCGCCACCCTTATGGGAGAGCCGCGACATAGTCATCGTTTCGGGGTCTCAGGACGGGCTTAGTAAGGTTCTGGAGGCTATAATCGGCATTGGTGATCCGCTTTTAGTCCCCGACCCCTTCTATCCTGGCGTCGAAGTTGTG GTAGCACCTCACAAAGCGGAGCTTATAGCGATCCCGCAAGACGACGATGGCCCTATCCCGGAAATACTCCGGGAAATTTTGAGAAACCGGCTCCTTTCCGGTCAAAAAATGCcgaaaataatgtatataaatgctACCGGCACGAACCCTACTGGCATCATTATTCCCCTGGAAAGACGAAAAGAGATCTACAGGATAGCCtgtgaatataatttcttgatcCTTGATGACGATCCCTATCATTTCATGCATTTCGACAAG GAAGAGCCCAAGTCCTTTTTATCGCTTGATACGGAAGGTCGAGTAATTAGGTTGGATTCATTCTCAAAAGTGATCAGTAGTGGCCTCAGAGTAGGTTTTATGACTGCCGCGGCTCCACTGGTAGCCTGCGTAGAACTCCATTTACAGAGCAGTCACCTCCATGCTCCTACTTTATCGCAG GTGATGATATACATGCTGTTGAAAACTTGGGGTTACGACGGCCTGATGAGCCATTTCACGAGATTAAGACGCTTCTATAAGAAACGAAGGGATTTTATCTCAAAGTTGGCACGCGAGCATTTGAACG GTCTGGTGGAATTTAGTGTACCAAGGGGTGGATTCTTTTTATGGATCAAAGTACCGGAAATCAAAAACACATGGAAGATGATAATGCAGCGGGGCATAATAGAAGGTGTTATTATGACGCCAGGAGCTGCATTTATGGTAGATCCCACGAAACCCTGTAACGCCATCAGGGCAAGTTTCACCAAAGCTTCCTACGAGGAAATGGAACTg GCAATGAAACGATTGGCTCAACTGATCCGGGCTGAGTTAGATCTCGAAAACTACATTGAAAATGTTGACACGTGa